In a genomic window of Lysobacterales bacterium:
- a CDS encoding DUF4011 domain-containing protein — protein sequence MTIAALLDHARRSLLDLSTRNRLLSLPRESSAGRIVHVHDELSEELFRLLVREQKSLTLAAGRESAAAEDGAAGGTASELVELPKSDPADVDAEGVAARHRDLKLQTRLSSESLQKRLLTIYYDARTLLEEQGVNILYLALGQLEWFESDRSQLARLAPLILIPVRIDRKTAGSRFSIAWDQDDLTENLSLAERLKELGIKLPSFEYSDDFDPAAYLSQVAKAVEPARRFRVRRHDIVLAFFSFAKFLMYRDLDSATWPESARIDEHGKIKSLLRDGFPHAAPPIPSHTNIDELVPPAKRVHVVDADGSQSLVIAEVDRGSDLVVQGPPGTGKSQTITNLIADAVHAGKKVLFVAEKLAALEVVKRNLERVGLGQIALELHSNKAHKRTVLDELARTLALTLRSSDGISDQSADLSSHTDALNHHARALHARLGATELSPFNVIGAIAGLRGAHEYDHVVIAQPETWSPTELRAARSALHDLASRVAGIGLPADHPWRGVRLAAVLPNEARAISHKSQQLAAELDGLASAAAKIAGMLEQESPATLSAIECLCRLGTELGKLPDVDRSSLASTVWASGLDQVRKIIADGRRHSIVRDELGDAVRADALEREWTADKAVYLQRGQSWLRWFHGDYRSAVRQLRLAVTKSLPKSFEERRALLDRLDETRHLQVRLGQQDDFARSAFGSRWSGLASRWDQLEAQINWVAGYKALKMATAQVDLVARVNQPAAMGALAAKLGEKLFQRSTELAELVEAVQLEIPVAFGVDRIVELPLLDLVNRLRSWAEGSESLSPWVNFHAASERVRNGALQVFLAPIVTGSLTTARVESALDQAYFNSLLRFAVRMYPALAQFEGRTHSEIVTRFRQLDRAHLDWIRLQVVRRHLDSLPRVNTGTGALGTLHQEMNKKSKHMALRRLLTRAGTVIQQIKPVFMMSPLSVAQFLAPGAVEFDLLVIDEASQVEPVDALGAIARCKQIVVVGDDKQLPPTRFFSRMTGNDTAEDDEDEDVGAATVVESILGLCRARGIPDQMLRWHYRSRHHSLIAVSNREFYAAGLFIVPSPENLAAASGLKLRKVPGI from the coding sequence ATGACCATAGCGGCTCTCCTTGATCACGCTCGCCGCAGCCTGCTCGACTTGTCGACAAGGAATCGGCTGCTGAGCCTTCCAAGAGAGAGTTCCGCCGGACGAATTGTGCATGTGCACGACGAGCTAAGCGAAGAGCTGTTTCGCCTCTTGGTTCGCGAGCAAAAGTCGCTCACGCTCGCTGCAGGACGTGAGTCTGCCGCAGCCGAAGATGGGGCTGCGGGAGGAACTGCGAGCGAACTCGTGGAGTTGCCCAAATCTGATCCGGCGGATGTAGACGCAGAAGGCGTCGCAGCCCGGCATCGTGACCTAAAGCTGCAAACAAGATTGTCCTCTGAATCTCTGCAGAAGCGACTTCTGACCATCTATTACGACGCACGCACGCTGTTGGAAGAGCAGGGCGTGAATATTCTCTACCTTGCGCTCGGGCAGCTTGAATGGTTCGAGAGCGACCGTTCGCAGCTCGCGCGATTGGCGCCGCTGATCTTGATTCCGGTTCGCATCGATCGCAAGACGGCAGGTTCGAGGTTCTCGATCGCGTGGGACCAGGATGATCTGACCGAGAATCTGTCGTTGGCGGAGCGCTTGAAGGAACTCGGTATCAAGCTGCCGAGCTTTGAGTACTCCGATGACTTCGACCCAGCGGCGTATCTGTCGCAGGTAGCGAAGGCAGTCGAGCCAGCGCGGCGATTCCGTGTACGTCGGCATGACATCGTCTTGGCATTTTTCTCGTTCGCGAAGTTCCTGATGTACCGCGACCTGGATTCCGCAACTTGGCCCGAGAGTGCCCGGATCGACGAGCACGGAAAGATAAAGAGCCTGCTGAGGGATGGTTTCCCGCATGCTGCGCCGCCCATTCCATCCCACACGAACATCGACGAGTTGGTGCCTCCGGCCAAGCGGGTGCATGTAGTCGATGCGGATGGCTCGCAGAGCTTGGTGATCGCTGAGGTCGACCGCGGCAGCGACTTGGTCGTGCAAGGCCCACCCGGTACGGGAAAGTCGCAAACGATCACCAACCTTATCGCCGACGCGGTGCATGCGGGCAAGAAAGTTCTGTTTGTGGCCGAGAAGCTGGCCGCGCTCGAAGTCGTCAAACGAAACCTGGAACGAGTCGGGCTCGGGCAGATCGCGCTCGAGCTGCACAGCAACAAGGCGCACAAGCGAACCGTGCTCGATGAGTTGGCGCGTACGTTGGCTCTGACCTTACGAAGTTCCGACGGCATCTCGGACCAGTCGGCCGACCTGTCGTCCCACACCGACGCGCTCAACCATCACGCTCGCGCCCTTCATGCCCGACTCGGCGCCACCGAGCTCTCGCCTTTCAACGTTATCGGCGCTATCGCTGGTCTCCGCGGAGCACACGAATACGATCACGTCGTCATCGCGCAACCCGAGACATGGTCGCCGACTGAGCTGCGAGCTGCCCGAAGTGCGCTACATGACCTCGCGTCGCGAGTGGCTGGCATCGGCCTGCCTGCGGATCATCCTTGGCGTGGTGTTCGCTTGGCAGCCGTACTGCCCAACGAAGCGCGAGCAATCAGCCACAAGTCCCAACAGCTCGCGGCAGAGTTGGATGGGTTGGCGTCCGCTGCGGCAAAGATCGCCGGCATGCTTGAGCAGGAGAGCCCAGCGACGCTGTCAGCCATCGAGTGCTTGTGTCGACTTGGTACCGAACTGGGCAAGCTGCCCGATGTGGACCGCAGCAGTCTTGCCTCCACGGTATGGGCAAGCGGACTTGATCAGGTACGAAAGATCATTGCCGACGGTCGACGCCATTCGATAGTGCGCGACGAACTTGGCGATGCAGTTCGTGCGGATGCCCTCGAGCGCGAATGGACCGCGGACAAGGCCGTCTACCTGCAGCGAGGACAATCGTGGCTGCGCTGGTTTCATGGCGACTACCGGTCGGCTGTGCGGCAACTCCGGCTCGCCGTGACCAAATCGTTGCCGAAGTCGTTTGAGGAACGTCGAGCGTTGCTCGACAGACTGGACGAAACGCGCCACTTGCAGGTGCGACTCGGGCAGCAAGACGACTTTGCCCGCTCGGCTTTCGGCTCGCGCTGGAGTGGCCTCGCAAGTCGCTGGGATCAGCTTGAAGCGCAGATCAACTGGGTCGCTGGCTACAAGGCGCTCAAGATGGCCACAGCGCAGGTCGATCTGGTGGCTCGGGTAAATCAACCTGCCGCGATGGGCGCGCTCGCAGCCAAGCTCGGCGAAAAGCTCTTCCAGCGTTCGACTGAACTCGCTGAATTGGTGGAGGCTGTGCAACTGGAGATTCCCGTCGCGTTCGGTGTCGACCGGATCGTTGAGCTGCCGTTGTTAGACCTTGTCAATCGCTTGCGTTCTTGGGCGGAAGGCTCGGAATCGCTGTCGCCGTGGGTCAATTTTCACGCTGCTTCCGAACGTGTGCGCAACGGCGCGCTTCAAGTTTTCCTCGCTCCGATCGTCACGGGCTCACTGACGACAGCGCGGGTTGAAAGCGCGCTCGACCAAGCGTATTTCAATTCGCTGCTTCGATTCGCGGTGCGCATGTACCCAGCACTGGCGCAGTTCGAAGGCCGGACGCATTCAGAGATTGTCACGCGCTTTCGGCAACTGGATCGCGCCCACCTGGACTGGATACGACTACAGGTCGTCAGGCGACATCTCGACAGCCTCCCTCGCGTCAACACTGGCACAGGTGCGCTCGGCACGCTGCACCAGGAAATGAACAAGAAGTCCAAGCATATGGCGCTGCGCAGGTTGTTGACGCGCGCGGGTACAGTGATTCAGCAGATCAAGCCTGTCTTTATGATGAGTCCGCTGTCCGTCGCGCAGTTCCTCGCTCCCGGTGCAGTGGAATTCGACCTGCTTGTGATTGACGAGGCGAGCCAAGTGGAACCGGTAGACGCCCTGGGCGCGATCGCACGCTGCAAACAAATCGTCGTTGTCGGTGACGACAAGCAGTTGCCTCCGACTAGGTTCTTCAGCCGCATGACCGGCAACGACACCGCTGAAGATGACGAGGATGAAGACGTCGGTGCGGCGACCGTCGTTGAGAGCATCCTTGGACTTTGTCGTGCGCGTGGAATTCCGGACCAAATGCTGCGATGGCACTACCGCAGCCGCCACCATTCACTTATCGCGGTATCCAATCGAGAGTTTTACGCGGCAGGGTTGTTCATTGTGCCTAGCCCGGAGAATCTCGCTGCGGCGTCCGGGTTGAAGCTGCGCAAGGTGCCAGGCATCTAA
- a CDS encoding aminotransferase class I/II-fold pyridoxal phosphate-dependent enzyme, which yields MLLTGVRNIYSMPPAHGAAIVARILTRPALRTQWLQELTAMRERIAAMRSGAVAALAAAGANRDFGFIARQHGMFSFLGLTPAQITRLRDEFAVYMLDSSRINIAGLAPRNLDHFAHAVASVLRG from the coding sequence GTGCTGCTCACCGGCGTGCGCAACATCTACTCGATGCCGCCCGCGCACGGCGCCGCCATCGTCGCGCGCATCCTGACGCGACCGGCGCTGCGCACGCAGTGGCTGCAGGAACTCACCGCGATGCGCGAACGCATCGCCGCCATGCGCAGCGGCGCCGTCGCCGCACTCGCTGCCGCCGGCGCCAACCGCGACTTCGGCTTCATCGCACGGCAACACGGCATGTTCTCCTTCCTTGGCCTGACGCCAGCCCAAATCACCCGCCTGCGCGACGAGTTCGCGGTCTACATGCTCGACAGCAGCCGCATCAACATCGCCGGCCTCGCCCCCCGCAACCTCGACCACTTCGCCCACGCCGTCGCCAGCGTGCTGCGCGGCTGA
- a CDS encoding DUF3320 domain-containing protein, which yields MEAEAIARAVLEFAEHESARSLGVVAFSEAQKQAILDQLEALRRTRPDLESFFEGSKIEPFFVKNLENVQGDERDVILISIGYGRDASGYMTMTFGPLSTAGGERRLNVLISRARWRCEVYSSISADDIDLERAKSRGAAALKIYLKFAETGRLELSQRTEREMESAFEEAVKEKIEASEHTVHTQVGMAGFFIDLAIVDPDQPGRYVLGIECDGAAYHSSRSARDRDRLRQTVLEDHGWRIHRIWSADWLHRPTETLRIVLAAIDRAIADSRDSASAAPKVQQATAIKIDVDTIGEDEAQVVVQAASPSEEYVEARFQVPQSEQIHDLSVDRLANIVKQIVSVEAPIHESEVVQRVRMLWGLGRAGSRIQAAVKSAVDFACTQGAVCRGRSVSDLAEAHPNAAKPREHRIAVAPASRNAAAFRDPLRDPQTGRAESPGRLGGGVGSDRAMAGFSADQYATSREDREAGR from the coding sequence ATGGAGGCTGAGGCGATCGCCCGCGCCGTGTTGGAATTCGCCGAGCACGAATCTGCACGCAGCCTAGGAGTTGTCGCATTCTCCGAAGCCCAGAAGCAGGCAATACTTGATCAACTGGAGGCGCTGCGCCGCACCAGGCCGGATCTGGAATCATTTTTCGAGGGCAGCAAGATTGAACCATTCTTCGTCAAGAACTTGGAAAACGTACAGGGCGATGAACGCGACGTCATTCTGATTTCGATTGGCTACGGACGGGATGCCAGCGGCTACATGACGATGACTTTCGGTCCGCTTTCCACTGCAGGCGGTGAGCGGCGACTGAACGTGTTGATATCCCGCGCTCGCTGGCGTTGCGAAGTTTATTCGTCCATTTCTGCCGACGACATCGACCTCGAGCGCGCGAAATCACGTGGGGCGGCCGCGCTCAAGATCTACCTCAAGTTCGCCGAGACCGGTCGTCTCGAGCTGAGTCAACGCACTGAACGAGAAATGGAATCGGCGTTCGAGGAGGCGGTGAAGGAGAAGATCGAAGCGTCCGAACATACGGTGCATACCCAGGTTGGCATGGCTGGGTTCTTTATCGATCTCGCTATCGTCGATCCGGATCAGCCTGGGCGCTATGTGCTCGGCATTGAATGCGATGGAGCTGCCTACCACTCGTCGCGTTCTGCGCGCGATCGTGATCGTTTGCGCCAGACGGTGCTTGAAGATCATGGCTGGCGCATCCACCGCATTTGGAGTGCCGACTGGCTGCACCGGCCGACGGAGACGCTTCGCATCGTTCTCGCAGCCATCGATCGCGCCATTGCCGATTCTCGAGACAGCGCGTCAGCCGCTCCCAAGGTGCAGCAAGCAACGGCGATCAAGATCGACGTCGACACAATTGGCGAAGACGAAGCGCAGGTGGTCGTGCAGGCAGCGAGCCCAAGCGAAGAATATGTGGAGGCACGGTTCCAGGTGCCGCAGTCGGAACAAATCCACGATCTGTCAGTCGACCGACTTGCGAACATCGTCAAGCAAATCGTATCCGTGGAAGCCCCAATCCACGAGAGCGAAGTCGTGCAGCGCGTACGAATGCTTTGGGGGCTAGGTCGTGCAGGTTCGCGTATCCAGGCAGCGGTCAAGTCGGCAGTAGATTTCGCCTGTACGCAAGGGGCGGTGTGTCGAGGACGGAGCGTTTCTGATCTCGCCGAAGCACACCCCAATGCTGCGAAACCGCGCGAACACCGAATCGCGGTCGCTCCGGCAAGTAGAAATGCTGCCGCCTTCCGAGATCCGCTACGCGATCCGCAAACTGGTCGAGCTGAGTCACCGGGTAGGCTCGGCGGAGGTGTCGGTTCCGATCGCGCGATGGCTGGGTTTTCAGCAGACCAGTACGCAACTTCGAGAGAAGATCGAGAAGCAGGTCGATGA
- a CDS encoding aspartate/tyrosine/aromatic aminotransferase: MFEHLQTAPDDPILGLMARFRADSRAERIDLGVGVFRDADGHTPILDCVRAAEQMRLAEETTKTYQGMAGDAEFNAAVASLALGDHAALRDHRVFTAQTPGGTAALRVAADLLKRSRPDATLWLPDSTWANHAAVFRAAGLAMREFPYYDAAKQTLRGDAMLAALAEVPANDVVVLHACCHNPSGVDVPAELWRAIADLAQKRGFLPFIDMAYQGFGEGLDADAQGPRLLAAQLPELLLATSCSKNFGLYRERTGAISLVAANPTQAAAAGSVLLTGVRNIYSMPPAHGAAIVARILTRPALRTQWLQELTAMRERIAAMRSGAVAALAAAGAERDFGFIARQHGMFSFLGLTPAQITRLRDEFAVYMLDSSRINIAGLAPRNLDHFAHAVASVLRD, encoded by the coding sequence ATGTTCGAGCATCTGCAGACCGCGCCCGACGATCCCATCCTCGGCTTGATGGCGCGCTTCCGCGCCGACTCGCGCGCCGAACGCATCGACCTCGGCGTCGGCGTGTTTCGCGACGCCGACGGCCACACGCCGATCCTCGACTGCGTGCGCGCGGCCGAGCAGATGCGTCTGGCCGAGGAGACCACCAAGACCTACCAGGGCATGGCCGGCGATGCCGAGTTCAATGCCGCGGTCGCGTCGCTGGCGCTCGGCGACCACGCCGCCCTGCGCGACCATCGCGTGTTCACCGCGCAGACCCCGGGCGGTACCGCCGCGCTGCGCGTCGCCGCCGACCTGCTCAAGCGCAGTCGTCCGGACGCGACCCTGTGGCTGCCGGACTCGACCTGGGCCAACCACGCCGCGGTATTCCGCGCCGCCGGCCTGGCGATGCGCGAATTCCCGTACTACGACGCCGCGAAGCAGACCCTGCGCGGCGACGCCATGCTCGCCGCGCTCGCCGAGGTGCCGGCCAACGATGTCGTCGTGCTGCACGCCTGCTGCCACAACCCCAGCGGTGTCGACGTGCCCGCGGAACTGTGGCGGGCGATCGCGGATCTGGCGCAGAAGCGCGGCTTCCTGCCCTTCATCGACATGGCCTACCAGGGCTTCGGCGAAGGCCTCGATGCCGACGCGCAGGGACCGCGGCTGCTCGCAGCACAACTTCCGGAACTGCTGCTCGCGACCTCGTGCTCGAAGAACTTCGGCCTCTACCGCGAGCGCACCGGCGCCATCAGTCTGGTCGCCGCCAACCCGACCCAGGCCGCCGCCGCGGGATCGGTGCTGCTCACCGGCGTGCGCAACATCTACTCGATGCCGCCCGCGCACGGCGCCGCCATCGTCGCGCGCATCCTGACGCGCCCGGCGTTGCGCACGCAGTGGCTGCAGGAACTCACCGCGATGCGCGAACGCATCGCCGCCATGCGCAGCGGCGCCGTCGCCGCACTCGCCGCCGCCGGCGCCGAACGCGACTTCGGCTTCATCGCACGGCAACACGGCATGTTCTCCTTCCTTGGCCTGACGCCAGCCCAAATCACCCGCCTGCGCGACGAGTTCGCGGTCTACATGCTCGACAGCAGCCGCATCAACATCGCCGGCCTCGCCCCCCGCAACCTCGACCACTTCGCCCACGCCGTCGCCAGCGTCTTGCGCGACTGA
- a CDS encoding UbiD family decarboxylase produces MSHFHDLRTFLAHLEARGQLRRVHEPVDPHLETTALSLHALKQQGPALLVEHPTGAAHAYLGNLFGHRSRIEAALAGRPLASLRELGELLAAIKEPRWPSSLKDALALWPELAQLAHVAPRAQREAAFNEVVLEGDDIDLARLPIQHCWPDDAGKLITLGLVITRGTRQRRQNVAIYRQQVIGRNRVIMRWLPHRGGALDFADFQREHPGQPFPLLVAIGADPATTLVVVAPVPDTISEYEFAGLLRGERTRVWHSERTGLDAPAGCEILIEGHIHPGDTAPEGPFGDHTGYYNARAEFPVLTIERLRLRRDAIYQGSYMGRAPHDEPSVLAMALNDVFVPILRKVFPEIHDFYLPPEACSYRIAVVSIRKQYAGHARRMMMGIWSYLRQFTYTKFVIITDEDIDVRDWSQVIWALSTRVDPARDSMLVENTPIDYLDFASPVPGLGSKLGLDATRKWPGETSRDWSRTIVPDAAVARRMEALWGRILTTAGASESP; encoded by the coding sequence ATGAGCCACTTCCACGACTTGCGCACCTTCCTCGCGCACCTCGAAGCCCGCGGCCAGCTGCGGCGCGTGCACGAGCCGGTCGATCCGCATCTCGAAACCACGGCGCTCAGCCTGCATGCCCTGAAGCAGCAGGGGCCGGCGCTGCTGGTCGAACATCCGACCGGCGCCGCCCATGCCTATCTCGGCAATCTGTTCGGGCATCGCAGCCGCATCGAAGCGGCACTCGCCGGGCGTCCGCTGGCATCGCTGCGCGAGCTCGGCGAACTGCTCGCAGCGATCAAGGAACCCCGCTGGCCCTCCAGCCTGAAGGATGCACTGGCGTTGTGGCCGGAACTGGCACAGCTCGCACATGTCGCGCCGCGCGCGCAGCGCGAAGCCGCGTTCAACGAAGTGGTGCTCGAAGGCGACGACATCGATCTCGCGCGCTTGCCGATCCAGCACTGCTGGCCGGACGATGCCGGCAAGCTGATCACGCTCGGTTTGGTGATTACCCGCGGCACCCGCCAGCGCCGCCAGAACGTCGCGATCTATCGCCAGCAGGTGATCGGCCGCAATCGCGTGATCATGCGTTGGCTGCCGCATCGCGGCGGCGCGCTCGACTTCGCCGATTTCCAACGCGAGCACCCGGGCCAGCCGTTCCCGCTGCTGGTCGCGATCGGCGCCGACCCGGCAACCACGCTGGTCGTAGTCGCGCCGGTGCCGGACACGATCTCCGAATACGAGTTCGCTGGCCTGTTGCGCGGCGAACGCACGCGCGTCTGGCACAGCGAACGCACCGGACTCGACGCGCCCGCCGGTTGCGAGATCCTGATCGAGGGCCACATCCACCCGGGCGACACCGCGCCCGAAGGCCCGTTCGGCGACCACACCGGCTACTACAACGCGCGCGCCGAGTTCCCGGTGCTGACCATCGAGCGCCTGCGCCTGCGCCGCGACGCGATCTACCAGGGCAGCTACATGGGCCGCGCGCCGCACGACGAACCTTCGGTGCTGGCGATGGCGCTGAACGACGTGTTCGTGCCGATCCTGCGCAAGGTGTTCCCGGAGATCCACGACTTCTACCTGCCGCCCGAAGCCTGCTCGTACCGCATCGCGGTGGTCAGCATCCGCAAGCAGTACGCCGGCCACGCGCGCCGCATGATGATGGGCATCTGGTCCTACCTGCGCCAGTTCACCTACACCAAGTTCGTGATCATCACCGACGAGGACATCGACGTGCGCGACTGGTCGCAGGTGATCTGGGCGCTGTCGACGCGCGTCGATCCGGCGCGCGACTCGATGCTGGTCGAGAACACGCCGATCGACTACCTCGATTTCGCGAGCCCGGTGCCCGGGCTTGGCTCCAAGCTCGGCCTCGACGCAACCCGCAAGTGGCCAGGCGAAACCAGCCGCGACTGGAGCCGCACGATCGTGCCCGACGCTGCCGTGGCGCGGCGCATGGAGGCGTTGTGGGGCCGCATTCTGACCACTGCGGGTGCTTCCGAATCGCCATGA
- a CDS encoding NnrS family protein, which translates to MNTIPESFPISPRMLAAAPHRLLFFVGASNVLAAMTWWALWLYQSRFGDIGLAQPPLFAGWAHAFVMQYQVLPPFMFGFLLTVFPRWMGQPELSPWHYLPVGLGLLSGQLLFLVGLFGFPHLVQIGLFNTIAGWIAGLAFLWGPLRADRGRTLHSASAYAALLFGLLGLLLFALHLHTGSVRLMFAVIKIGSFALLLPIYTTVAHRMFPFFASVVVPGYVGWRPLGWLGAVWACLLLHLAGELAALNAWLWLADLPLAALAGYWLWRNAPRGPMPALARVLFAGFAWLPLAMLLFATQSLWLLASGDLHLGRAPAHALFIGFFGSLLVAMVTRVTAGHSGRPLELGRVAGFAFLAIQLVALIRIGAELSADAMAWQSVAAFGWLLAFVPWVLRSLYIYTTPRRDGRPG; encoded by the coding sequence ATGAACACGATCCCCGAGTCCTTCCCCATTTCGCCGCGAATGCTGGCGGCGGCGCCGCACCGTTTGCTGTTCTTCGTCGGCGCCAGCAACGTGCTGGCGGCGATGACGTGGTGGGCGTTGTGGCTGTACCAGTCGCGCTTCGGCGACATCGGCCTGGCACAGCCGCCCCTGTTCGCCGGCTGGGCGCATGCGTTCGTGATGCAGTACCAGGTGCTGCCGCCGTTCATGTTCGGCTTCCTGCTGACGGTGTTCCCGCGCTGGATGGGGCAACCCGAGCTTTCGCCCTGGCATTACCTGCCGGTCGGGCTCGGGCTGCTCAGCGGACAACTGTTGTTCCTGGTCGGTCTGTTCGGCTTTCCGCACCTGGTGCAGATCGGCCTGTTCAACACCATCGCCGGATGGATTGCGGGACTGGCGTTCCTGTGGGGCCCGCTGCGCGCCGATCGTGGCCGCACCCTGCATTCGGCCAGCGCCTACGCGGCGCTGCTGTTCGGGCTGCTCGGGCTGCTGCTGTTCGCCCTGCACCTGCACACCGGATCGGTGCGGCTGATGTTCGCGGTGATCAAGATCGGCAGCTTTGCCTTGCTGCTGCCGATCTACACCACGGTTGCGCACCGCATGTTTCCGTTCTTCGCCAGCGTGGTCGTGCCCGGCTATGTCGGCTGGCGCCCTCTGGGCTGGCTGGGCGCGGTCTGGGCCTGTCTGTTGCTGCACCTCGCCGGGGAATTGGCGGCGCTGAACGCGTGGCTGTGGCTGGCCGACCTGCCGCTGGCCGCGCTCGCCGGCTACTGGCTGTGGCGCAATGCCCCGCGCGGCCCGATGCCAGCCTTGGCGCGCGTGTTGTTCGCCGGGTTCGCCTGGCTGCCGCTGGCGATGTTGCTGTTCGCGACCCAGAGCTTGTGGCTGCTCGCGAGCGGTGACCTGCACCTGGGCCGCGCTCCGGCGCACGCGCTGTTCATCGGATTTTTCGGCAGCCTGCTGGTCGCGATGGTCACGCGCGTGACCGCCGGACACTCGGGACGACCGCTGGAACTGGGTCGCGTCGCCGGCTTCGCTTTCCTCGCCATTCAGCTGGTCGCGCTGATTCGCATCGGAGCCGAACTGAGCGCCGACGCGATGGCCTGGCAGAGCGTGGCCGCGTTCGGCTGGCTGCTCGCATTCGTGCCGTGGGTGCTGCGCTCGCTCTACATCTACACGACGCCGCGCCGCGACGGACGTCCCGGTTGA